The DNA sequence GGCTGCGGAGCATCCTGCGGGTCTACCGGGCCGCGTTCGAGTCGGATGCCGCACTCGACATGCGCACCCGGCTGAAGACCCTCGGCGACCGGCTGGGCACCGTGCGCGACCTGGAGGTGAAGGCGGCGACGCTGGAGGACCTGCTGGAGGCCGGGGACCCGCCGGAGCTGGTCGACGCGGTCACCGCCGAGGCGAGGGAGACCCGCGCCGAGCACGACGCGGCGCTGGCCTCGCTGCTGCGCTTCCTGCACGGCGCGACGGTGCGCGCCCTGCTGGCCGACCTGCAGATGTTCGCGGCGGAGCCGCCGCTGTCCCGGAAGGGGCGGGAGAATCCCGGCCGCGTCACGACGCGCGGCCTCCAGAAGGCCGTGGAGAGGGTGCACCGGGAGCGCGGCGACACCCTGGAGGAACGGCACGCCACCCGGAAGGCGGCGAGGAAGGTGCGGTACGCGGCCGACGCGGTCGCAGACGACCTCGGCAGGGAGGCCGTGCGGCTGTCGTCGGCGGCGAAGGCGGTGCAGGACGCCCTGGGCGACAACCGGGACGATCTCCTGCTGGCGCACGAGCTGCGCGAGCGCGGGCACATCGGCCTCGCCATGCGCTGCGAGCGTCGAGCGGCGGAGGCGCTGGACGGCCTCGACGGCAAGCTCGCGGCGATCGCGTTCGAGGGGGCGAACGCTTAGGCGGAGGCCTTCTCCTGCGCGACGCGCTGGCCGACGACGGCCGAGACGCCGTCCTGGCGCATCGAGACGCCGTAGAGGGCGTCGGCGATCTCCATCGTGCGCTTCTGGTGGGTGATCACGATGAGCTGGCTGTTCTCGCGCAGGTCCTCGAAGATCGTCAGCAGGCGGCCGAGGTTGGCGTCGTCGAGCGCGGCCTCCACCTCGTCCATGATGTAGAACGGGCTGGGGCGGGCCTTGAAGATCGCGATCAGCAGCGCCACGGCGGCCAGCGACCGCTCGCCGCCGGAGAGCAGCGACAGCCGTTCGATCTTCTTGCCCGCCGGCTTGACCGACACCTCGATGCCGGTGGTGAGCAGGTCGTCCGGGTTCGTCAGCGCGATGTGGCCGGAGCCGCCCGGGAACAGGATCGGGAACACGCGCTCGAAGGCGGCCTCGGTGTCCGCGAAGGCCGACTCGAAGATGGTCTGCATCTTCTCGTCGATCTCCTCGATGATCGTGACGAGGTCCTTGCGTGTATTCGTGAGGTCGGTGAGCTGCTCGGTGAGGAACTTGTGCCGCTGCTCCAGGGCGGCGAACTCCTCCAGGGCGAGCGGGTTCACCCGGCCGAGCTGGCCGAGCTTGCGCTCGGCGGTCGCGAGGCGCTTCTGCTGCTGTTCGCGGACGTAGGGGGTGCCGGGGCGCTCGTCGGCGTCCCCGCTCTCGTCCGGCGTGTCGGACGTCTCGTCCTCGTCGCGCGTGTCCGGCGGCACCGGCACGTCCGGCCCGTACTCCGCCACCAGCACGTCCTCCACGAGGCCGAGCTCGCTGCCCGCGCGCTCCAGCAGGCTCGACAGGTGCAGCTTCTTCTCGTAGATCTGCAGCTCCAGGCCGTGCACCGACTCCGTAATGCCGTGCAGCCGCTCGCGCAGCGCGGCCTCCTCGCGCCGCACGGTGGCGAGCTCCTCGTTCTGGCTCGCGCGCCGGGCCTCGGCGGCGGCGAGCTCCAGACGCGCCTGCGACACCGAACGGTCGGCGGAGGCCAGCACGGCCGGGAGGACATCCACGACGCCCTGCGCGGCCTCCAGCTGGCGGCGGCGGATGACGGCGCGGCGGGCGGCCTCCTCCGCGGCGGCGCGCTCGGCCTCCAGCTGCCGGGCGAGTGCTTCTCCCCTCGCCTGCTCGGCCCGCACGCGCTCCTTCGCGGTCTCGACGGCCAGGCGCGCCTCGACCTCGGACTCGCGGGCGGCGTCCAGCTCGGCGGAGAGGGCGTCGCGGGCCGAGACGTCGAGGATCGGCCGCGGCCGCGAGCGCGCGACCTCCAGCTCGGACTTCGCGGTCTCGGCCGCGGACTCGGCCTCGGCAACGCGCTCGGCGGCCTGCTCCAGCGCGCGGCTCAGTCGGTCGGACTCCGCGACGGAGGCCTCGAACTGCACCTTGACCCGGTTCAGGCCCTCGGTCTGCGCGGCGAGCTGGGCGTCGAACTCGCGCAGCGCCGTCAGGGCGGTCTGGGACTGCTCCTTGGCGACCTGGAGCACGCCGCGCTGCTCGGCGAGGGCGAACCGGGCGCGGTCGATGAGGGATGTCACCTCGCCGAGGCGGTCCTCCGCGGCGTCGCGGTCGGCGATCAGCTCGATGCGGCTCTGCTTCGCGCCGGAGCCGCCGCGGAGCACGAAGTCGGTCAGCACCTCGCCGGTGCGGGTGATCAGGGTGACGGGACCGCCGAGCTTGCGTGCGCGGAAGGCGTCGGCCGCCGCGCGAGCACTCTCCACGTCGTCCGCGATAGCGGTGAAGGCGAGCAGGCCGAGCACACCGCTCGGCGCTTCGACGACCGAGCGCGCTGCAACGACGCCGGCGACACCGGTCAGGTCGACCTCCGGCGCGGCGGCGTCGGCCACCACGACCTCCACCCGGCCGAGGTCGTCGGCGGCGGCGTGCGCGACCGCGTCGAACGCGGTGTCCCTGCTCTCGGCGAGCACGGCGTCGGCCAGCGTGCCGAGCGCGGCGGCGACGGCCGCCTCGTTGCCGGGGTGGACGCGGATGTGCTCGGCGACGAGCCCGCGGACTCCGGGGAGGCGGGCGGCCACGAGCGCGGCCGAGCCGTCCTTCTGGTCGAGGGCCAGCGACAGGGCGGAGGTGCGGGCTGCGAGGGCGTCGCGCTCGCGCTCCAGGGTGTGCAGGTCGTCGCGCAGCTTCTCGATGAGCCCTTCGGCCTCGAAGACATCGGCCTGAGCCAGCTCGTACGCCTCGTCGAGCGCGCCCTCGCCGAGGTCGGTGGTCGCCGCCTCGGCCTCCCGGGCGGCGAACTCGGCGCGAGCCTTCTCCAGCCGCTCGGCGGCGGCGTCCAGCGCGTTCTGCTGGCGCAGGACCTCGCCGCGCACGGCCGCGAGGCGCTGGGCGGCGGCCTCGGCCTGGCCGTTCAGCTTGCTGATCTCCAGGTCGTGCTTGGAGACGAGCGCACTCTGCGCGGCGATCTCGTCGTCCACCGAGTCCAGCCGGGCGCGCGCGGCGCGGGACGCGGAC is a window from the Leifsonia shinshuensis genome containing:
- a CDS encoding CHAD domain-containing protein produces the protein MFSLVAVSAELAEQLVAIETDGEDAVHQARIRVRRLRSILRVYRAAFESDAALDMRTRLKTLGDRLGTVRDLEVKAATLEDLLEAGDPPELVDAVTAEARETRAEHDAALASLLRFLHGATVRALLADLQMFAAEPPLSRKGRENPGRVTTRGLQKAVERVHRERGDTLEERHATRKAARKVRYAADAVADDLGREAVRLSSAAKAVQDALGDNRDDLLLAHELRERGHIGLAMRCERRAAEALDGLDGKLAAIAFEGANA
- the smc gene encoding chromosome segregation protein SMC, with protein sequence MYLKSLTLKGFKSFATPTTFAFEPGVTCVVGPNGSGKSNVVDALAWVMGEQGAKTLRGGKMEDVIFAGTSTRGPLGRAEVQLTIDNTDGALPIDYTEVTISRTLFRNGGSEYAINGQSCRLLDVQELLSDSGLGREMHVIVGQGQLDAVLRATPEERRGFIEEAAGILKHRRRKEKTLRKLEAMQTNLTRLSDLAGEVRRQLKPLGHQAEIAREAQSIAAIVRDARARLLADDVVGLRRSLDDHTRTEAERHSEQIVLQEQLEQKQLRRTRLEQAQIGDAVDVARSTAFALEQAQDRLRGLYTLATQRLALLGSQAETTDDGPRVSPQMVQDAADEVERLRGAVVEAETAWQAAQSASRAARARLDSVDDEIAAQSALVSKHDLEISKLNGQAEAAAQRLAAVRGEVLRQQNALDAAAERLEKARAEFAAREAEAATTDLGEGALDEAYELAQADVFEAEGLIEKLRDDLHTLERERDALAARTSALSLALDQKDGSAALVAARLPGVRGLVAEHIRVHPGNEAAVAAALGTLADAVLAESRDTAFDAVAHAAADDLGRVEVVVADAAAPEVDLTGVAGVVAARSVVEAPSGVLGLLAFTAIADDVESARAAADAFRARKLGGPVTLITRTGEVLTDFVLRGGSGAKQSRIELIADRDAAEDRLGEVTSLIDRARFALAEQRGVLQVAKEQSQTALTALREFDAQLAAQTEGLNRVKVQFEASVAESDRLSRALEQAAERVAEAESAAETAKSELEVARSRPRPILDVSARDALSAELDAARESEVEARLAVETAKERVRAEQARGEALARQLEAERAAAEEAARRAVIRRRQLEAAQGVVDVLPAVLASADRSVSQARLELAAAEARRASQNEELATVRREEAALRERLHGITESVHGLELQIYEKKLHLSSLLERAGSELGLVEDVLVAEYGPDVPVPPDTRDEDETSDTPDESGDADERPGTPYVREQQQKRLATAERKLGQLGRVNPLALEEFAALEQRHKFLTEQLTDLTNTRKDLVTIIEEIDEKMQTIFESAFADTEAAFERVFPILFPGGSGHIALTNPDDLLTTGIEVSVKPAGKKIERLSLLSGGERSLAAVALLIAIFKARPSPFYIMDEVEAALDDANLGRLLTIFEDLRENSQLIVITHQKRTMEIADALYGVSMRQDGVSAVVGQRVAQEKASA